Proteins encoded together in one Calditrichota bacterium window:
- a CDS encoding DUF2029 domain-containing protein, translated as MKHPRDFLLFLALAVGAFLWQRSTFDLWHIDLFHIQLASYAWHTDQPDKMYTDYDHYDQWIKEWYRPQADRLGAWGDENAYFYPPFIAGMFAPVSDVHVYVWRNILLTINILLLFGFTWQITRLVADKLTWRGFLWAFALILMTYPMARASKLAQIVPLLAFLFWEGVLRLKRSGFASSALLGSVIAVKIFPAGWMLVPLIHKRWKTIFGIGAVIITIYGISVLSMGLEIHLLWWDAVKEFGSVVYTYFGNQSPAGWFTRAVLGHSLLGPNFTPTLLIKTVRLTFLAIFLGGTAWILWQNRDRELPLALENGLMMSGLMLSLPVTWEHYYMFAFPALGALIYNEWKRGRIDSRALLLAAATFFFTMKLTRFYTEDPVGKVISGSQCFGLILFWIYCIQEVIRTKKVESVAV; from the coding sequence ATGAAACATCCGCGTGACTTTCTCCTATTCCTCGCACTCGCCGTCGGTGCCTTCCTGTGGCAGCGCAGCACGTTTGATCTCTGGCATATCGATCTCTTCCACATCCAGCTTGCGTCTTATGCTTGGCACACTGACCAGCCGGACAAGATGTATACGGATTATGACCACTACGATCAATGGATCAAAGAGTGGTATCGTCCGCAAGCCGACCGGCTCGGGGCGTGGGGAGATGAAAATGCGTACTTCTATCCGCCGTTCATCGCGGGAATGTTCGCTCCGGTATCTGACGTGCATGTCTATGTCTGGCGCAACATCCTCCTGACGATCAACATTCTTCTGCTCTTTGGTTTCACGTGGCAAATCACAAGGCTCGTTGCTGACAAGTTGACGTGGCGTGGTTTTCTCTGGGCGTTCGCGCTGATTCTGATGACCTATCCCATGGCCCGTGCCAGCAAGCTCGCGCAAATCGTTCCCTTGCTTGCCTTCTTGTTCTGGGAAGGCGTGCTAAGACTGAAGCGGTCCGGATTTGCGTCGAGTGCTTTGCTCGGCTCGGTCATCGCGGTCAAAATCTTCCCGGCAGGGTGGATGCTTGTCCCGCTGATTCACAAAAGATGGAAAACCATCTTCGGCATCGGCGCAGTAATCATCACCATCTACGGAATTTCAGTCCTGTCAATGGGCCTCGAAATTCATTTGCTGTGGTGGGATGCCGTCAAGGAATTCGGCAGCGTCGTCTACACTTACTTCGGCAATCAGTCACCCGCTGGTTGGTTCACGCGAGCTGTGCTCGGCCACAGCTTGCTCGGACCCAACTTCACTCCGACCCTTTTGATCAAAACGGTTCGCCTGACTTTCTTGGCGATCTTCTTGGGTGGCACCGCTTGGATCCTTTGGCAAAACCGCGACCGTGAATTGCCCCTCGCGCTTGAAAACGGCTTAATGATGTCCGGACTGATGTTGTCGTTGCCGGTAACGTGGGAACACTATTACATGTTTGCCTTTCCGGCTCTCGGTGCGCTGATCTACAATGAATGGAAGCGGGGCCGGATAGATTCGCGAGCTCTCTTGCTCGCCGCCGCGACCTTCTTCTTCACCATGAAGTTAACCCGCTTCTACACCGAAGACCCCGTCGGCAAAGTCATCAGCGGCAGCCAATGCTTCGGCCTGATCCTCTTCTGGATCTACTGCATCCAAGAAGTGATTCGCACCAAAAAAGTCGAATCCGTAGCAGTCTGA
- a CDS encoding polymer-forming cytoskeletal protein → MAKWTKLSASDSNSGEMSTLLAKDAEISGTLKTQGSLRIDGRVNGDLICSKLVTIGTTGYVEGNIQAENIIVAGRVKGSLVAKQKIHLESTAELHGDVTAGKLSIQEGAKIRGHAATDESRVPSARPQAQGTPESQPDNMVPRNRPVTVPQN, encoded by the coding sequence ATGGCTAAATGGACGAAACTGTCGGCTTCGGATTCGAATTCCGGAGAGATGTCCACGTTACTTGCGAAAGATGCTGAAATCAGCGGCACGCTCAAAACCCAAGGCTCTCTGCGTATTGATGGCCGCGTCAATGGAGACCTGATCTGTTCTAAACTGGTGACCATCGGTACCACGGGGTACGTCGAAGGAAACATTCAAGCCGAAAACATCATCGTTGCCGGTCGCGTGAAAGGTTCCTTGGTTGCCAAACAAAAAATTCATCTCGAAAGCACCGCCGAACTGCATGGGGATGTGACCGCCGGCAAACTCTCGATTCAAGAAGGTGCCAAGATTCGAGGTCATGCTGCTACGGATGAATCCCGCGTTCCCTCCGCTCGTCCGCAGGCTCAGGGTACACCCGAGTCACAGCCGGATAACATGGTGCCGCGTAACCGTCCCGTGACTGTTCCCCAGAATTGA
- a CDS encoding ParB/RepB/Spo0J family partition protein, with the protein MKSHKALGKGLRALISDEEVTSSASAQEVTQIAVDLIDPNPFQPRQIFNDDAIDELKNSILKQGLLQPVVVRPSGTRYQLILGERRLRATRAAGLKTIPAQVRVVESSEEMLELAILENVHREDLTPIELATAIVKLQQQYALTQEAVAEKMGMSRAHVANLVRLLKLPPRIQHALSEGKLTMGHARALLSVVDEGEQLELFERFLVDGNLTVRKAEALTRKPKTSKSKTASSAISDSREAKALAQVENTLSRQLSTRVKIKPKGRGGVIEITYYSVDDLNRLLEIVDK; encoded by the coding sequence ATGAAATCTCACAAGGCTTTAGGTAAAGGATTGCGAGCGCTTATCTCCGACGAGGAAGTCACTTCTTCCGCGTCGGCGCAAGAGGTTACGCAAATTGCCGTCGACCTCATCGATCCCAACCCCTTTCAGCCGCGCCAGATTTTTAATGATGATGCGATCGACGAACTCAAGAATTCGATTCTGAAACAGGGGCTTCTGCAGCCCGTCGTCGTCAGGCCTTCCGGGACTCGCTATCAATTGATCTTAGGCGAGCGACGCTTGCGTGCCACTCGCGCCGCAGGTTTGAAGACGATTCCCGCGCAAGTTCGTGTCGTCGAGAGTTCCGAAGAAATGCTCGAACTCGCGATTCTGGAAAATGTTCATCGGGAAGATCTCACTCCCATCGAACTGGCCACCGCGATTGTCAAGCTGCAGCAGCAATATGCGCTGACGCAAGAAGCCGTTGCCGAAAAAATGGGCATGAGCCGCGCGCACGTCGCCAATCTTGTCAGACTGCTCAAACTTCCGCCGCGTATTCAGCACGCTCTCTCCGAAGGCAAGCTAACGATGGGCCACGCCCGCGCCCTGCTTTCAGTCGTCGATGAAGGCGAACAGCTCGAACTCTTCGAGCGCTTCTTGGTCGATGGAAACCTTACTGTGCGCAAAGCCGAAGCGCTGACCCGCAAACCTAAGACGTCGAAATCCAAAACGGCCTCGTCGGCAATTTCAGATTCGCGCGAAGCAAAAGCTCTCGCTCAAGTTGAGAATACTCTGAGCAGACAGCTCTCGACGCGTGTAAAAATTAAGCCAAAAGGGCGCGGTGGCGTGATCGAAATTACATATTACAGCGTGGATGACTTGAACCGCCTGCTCGAAATCGTAGACAAATAG
- the rlmB gene encoding 23S rRNA (guanosine(2251)-2'-O)-methyltransferase RlmB produces the protein MPRPRAHKSGLDRNRTTHDERPLSERTLVIYGRNPVLEALRRGLVDDVTISSGSHGEVITQIHDLAERMNVPVAAGYVAESEADVPTQGIRAHIRLPEIHGDFEALDEIVDGKPSPLVLLLDGIEDPRNFGAILRTAYAAGVDAVLFRKRRQSPLTEVVFKASAGCAALIDLYQVTNLDQTVRTLKENGWWIVAAAADPHAKVYSEFDWDRPTVLILGAEGSGVSPLLQKRADLTVKIPLYRDIDSLNVSAAAAVLLFEAAKCRELLPEV, from the coding sequence GTGCCCCGCCCACGCGCTCACAAATCCGGTCTCGACCGCAACCGCACCACACATGACGAACGCCCGCTGTCCGAGCGTACCTTGGTCATCTACGGACGTAATCCCGTTCTGGAAGCGCTCCGGCGAGGACTCGTCGATGATGTTACGATTTCATCTGGCTCTCACGGCGAAGTGATCACCCAAATCCACGACCTCGCCGAGCGCATGAATGTCCCGGTTGCTGCTGGGTATGTCGCCGAATCCGAAGCAGATGTCCCCACACAAGGAATCCGCGCGCATATCCGCCTGCCTGAAATTCACGGGGACTTTGAGGCGCTTGATGAAATCGTGGATGGGAAACCTTCGCCACTCGTCCTGTTGCTCGACGGCATCGAAGACCCCCGCAATTTCGGAGCGATTTTGCGCACGGCCTATGCCGCTGGAGTCGATGCCGTACTCTTTCGCAAACGCCGCCAATCTCCCCTGACCGAAGTTGTCTTCAAAGCCTCCGCTGGGTGTGCTGCACTGATCGATCTCTATCAGGTCACCAACCTCGATCAGACTGTCCGCACGCTAAAAGAAAACGGCTGGTGGATAGTTGCCGCAGCGGCCGACCCACATGCCAAGGTCTACTCCGAGTTCGACTGGGACCGTCCCACCGTCCTAATTCTCGGAGCCGAAGGCTCGGGAGTTTCACCCCTCTTACAAAAGCGCGCAGACCTCACCGTCAAAATCCCTCTATATAGAGACATTGATAGCCTGAACGTGTCCGCCGCCGCTGCTGTGCTCCTCTTTGAGGCCGCCAAATGTCGTGAACTTCTCCCTGAAGTCTAA
- the atpB gene encoding F0F1 ATP synthase subunit A yields MKYSRLLIILALAVVVGLTFARENKHVAAQDQHGHAAAAESEHGEKHDLGTTLVHILEHHLVDSDHFELFGWEAHLPTIKIGGFEYAITKHRVWWIIALGLMGLVVWLGARQRTAVPSGLRNALEGLVVFIRDEVVKPNLHEKTDAFMPYFLTLFTGILFSNLLGLLPWGTTSTGNVNVTCGLSLLTLGLMVGMGVKENGLGGFLHSFAPPGVPMWLMPLMIIIEIVSFLIRPFALTIRLFANMLAGHAVFFVLLGLILSLAFAVPALAVATGVFLLEIIVALIQSYIFIMLTATFMGLTMHPAH; encoded by the coding sequence ATGAAATATTCCCGCCTACTGATTATCCTTGCCCTCGCAGTCGTCGTCGGTCTGACGTTCGCCCGCGAAAACAAGCATGTCGCCGCGCAAGATCAGCATGGCCACGCTGCCGCTGCGGAATCCGAGCACGGAGAAAAGCACGACTTGGGAACGACGCTCGTGCATATTCTCGAGCATCACTTGGTGGACAGCGATCATTTCGAACTCTTTGGATGGGAAGCGCATCTGCCAACCATAAAAATCGGCGGCTTTGAATATGCCATTACCAAGCATCGTGTTTGGTGGATCATCGCGCTGGGGTTGATGGGCCTCGTCGTTTGGTTGGGTGCAAGACAAAGAACTGCCGTTCCCTCCGGTTTGCGCAACGCTCTCGAAGGATTGGTCGTCTTCATTCGTGATGAAGTCGTCAAACCCAATCTGCATGAGAAAACTGATGCCTTCATGCCCTACTTCCTGACTCTCTTCACGGGCATCTTGTTTTCAAACTTGCTCGGCTTGCTTCCGTGGGGCACAACGTCAACAGGAAACGTCAACGTCACCTGCGGTCTGTCGCTGCTTACTTTGGGCCTGATGGTCGGCATGGGTGTGAAAGAAAACGGTCTCGGCGGTTTTCTGCACAGTTTCGCTCCTCCGGGAGTTCCCATGTGGCTGATGCCGTTGATGATTATCATCGAAATCGTCAGCTTCCTGATCCGTCCCTTCGCCTTGACGATTCGTCTCTTCGCCAACATGTTAGCCGGACACGCGGTCTTCTTCGTGTTGCTCGGTTTGATCTTAAGTCTTGCCTTCGCAGTCCCGGCTCTCGCCGTTGCCACGGGTGTCTTCTTGCTGGAGATCATCGTAGCCCTGATCCAGAGCTACATCTTCATCATGCTAACGGCCACCTTCATGGGCCTGACCATGCACCCCGCGCACTAA
- a CDS encoding NYN domain-containing protein yields MFYTQKKGLGWFFDPAKLLKVLRGDDELTDAYWYMGLKQPPDPRDENFVRFLSYAGYVVRTKGLKTIYDSETGETTQKANLDVEIVMDMFNTIENFDKAILLSGDGDFERALELLRSRGRQICVVSTQNWIAAELRQAIGSHFIDLQDLRSQIERAAPEPRDHPKHLEHPADSYGSHGHS; encoded by the coding sequence ATGTTCTACACGCAGAAAAAAGGTCTCGGCTGGTTCTTTGATCCGGCGAAACTCTTGAAAGTTCTGCGCGGTGACGATGAATTGACCGACGCGTATTGGTATATGGGCCTTAAACAGCCGCCCGATCCGCGAGACGAAAACTTCGTGCGCTTCCTGTCCTATGCGGGTTACGTCGTGCGTACCAAAGGCTTGAAAACGATCTATGACAGTGAAACCGGCGAGACCACGCAAAAAGCGAATCTCGACGTCGAGATTGTCATGGACATGTTCAATACCATAGAAAACTTCGACAAAGCTATTTTGCTTTCCGGTGACGGAGATTTCGAACGTGCGCTTGAACTTCTTCGCTCGCGCGGACGCCAAATATGTGTTGTCTCTACGCAAAACTGGATTGCCGCCGAGTTGCGTCAAGCTATCGGTTCGCACTTCATCGACTTGCAGGACCTGCGTTCGCAAATCGAGCGCGCCGCGCCTGAACCCCGCGACCATCCCAAGCATCTCGAGCATCCCGCTGACTCATACGGCAGTCACGGGCACAGCTAA
- a CDS encoding peptidoglycan DD-metalloendopeptidase family protein: MSTPEKEWTIVVLSENQARMRQFHLKKVWFYLAVTTGIAALALLLVFGYMTWSMSSKIEDNSALKAKVEELEATNDRIRDIAERLAELKQFEQQLRRGLLMPEEGLPSDEALAADSSFVTQPTSLASEESDLLNVYAERQADYSVEGVLPSDIPTYPPVRGYVTRSFETKHGLTDPGHYGLDVAAKVGTPILAAANGLVLFSGWSYPYGNLVVIAHKSGYDTFYGHNQTLLVNSGERVLQGQPVALLGNSGRSSAPHLHFEIWKDGIRVDPESVLSHDAG; encoded by the coding sequence ATGTCTACCCCCGAAAAAGAATGGACCATCGTCGTCCTTTCCGAAAATCAGGCCCGCATGCGCCAGTTCCATCTCAAAAAGGTCTGGTTCTACCTTGCCGTCACGACCGGCATCGCCGCGCTGGCGTTGCTCTTGGTCTTTGGCTACATGACTTGGTCCATGTCTTCCAAAATTGAAGACAACTCAGCCCTCAAAGCCAAAGTCGAAGAGCTTGAAGCCACCAACGACCGCATCCGCGATATTGCCGAAAGATTGGCAGAGCTCAAGCAGTTTGAACAGCAGCTCCGCCGTGGTCTCCTAATGCCCGAAGAAGGCTTGCCTTCGGATGAAGCGCTCGCCGCCGATTCGAGCTTTGTAACCCAACCCACAAGTCTCGCTTCAGAAGAGTCCGATCTTCTAAATGTTTATGCTGAAAGGCAAGCGGACTACAGTGTGGAAGGAGTGTTGCCCTCTGACATTCCTACTTATCCTCCCGTCCGGGGATATGTCACTCGCTCCTTTGAAACCAAGCACGGACTGACTGATCCCGGCCACTACGGCCTCGATGTCGCCGCCAAAGTCGGAACCCCGATTCTCGCTGCGGCCAATGGTCTCGTGCTTTTCTCCGGATGGAGCTATCCCTACGGCAACCTCGTCGTGATCGCGCACAAATCCGGCTATGATACCTTCTACGGCCACAACCAAACGTTGCTGGTCAATTCCGGCGAGCGAGTCCTACAGGGACAACCCGTCGCTCTGCTCGGAAACTCCGGGCGCAGTTCCGCGCCGCACCTTCATTTCGAAATTTGGAAAGACGGCATTCGGGTTGATCCCGAATCTGTCTTGTCCCACGATGCTGGCTGA
- a CDS encoding DNA alkylation repair protein, with translation MTDSLDNRDALTAAILTSINRWRDRPDQADLHAADCEQLLSEYSAEESYRILDLGNQAADQIERSPEPAVDITLKLSTSTCDAARALGCVLIARVGKFNPRTWLSLIKHLAEDENPGVRDMAPMIFDLRPQLDGWVEMHGDYVFSILEEWRTDNSYRVRRLVTRALVGFAGQSVENAERVLKLVSPLYEDSAEYVRRNVVSALREIGRKQPDVVFSFLESRAEVNSAYDSELIPMVLEASFARKNPDWRDDILSKL, from the coding sequence GTGACCGATAGCTTGGACAATCGCGATGCACTGACCGCCGCCATCCTGACCTCTATCAATCGGTGGCGCGACCGGCCTGACCAGGCTGACCTGCATGCAGCCGATTGCGAACAACTGCTCTCTGAATACTCCGCCGAAGAATCCTACCGAATATTGGATCTCGGCAATCAAGCGGCCGACCAAATCGAGCGCTCGCCCGAACCCGCGGTGGACATCACGCTAAAATTGTCGACGTCCACATGTGACGCCGCCCGCGCCTTGGGTTGTGTTTTGATTGCCCGTGTCGGCAAATTCAACCCGCGCACATGGCTTTCGTTGATCAAGCATCTGGCCGAAGACGAAAATCCCGGCGTCCGCGATATGGCTCCGATGATCTTCGATCTGCGTCCGCAGTTGGACGGTTGGGTGGAGATGCACGGTGACTACGTCTTCTCGATTCTCGAAGAGTGGCGCACGGACAACAGCTATCGTGTGCGCAGGTTAGTCACCCGGGCTTTGGTGGGATTCGCCGGGCAATCTGTCGAAAATGCCGAGCGCGTTCTAAAACTCGTCTCACCGCTTTATGAAGACTCTGCCGAATATGTCCGCCGCAACGTCGTTTCAGCTTTGCGTGAAATCGGCAGAAAACAACCCGACGTCGTTTTCTCCTTCTTGGAATCCCGCGCTGAAGTCAATTCAGCCTATGACAGCGAATTGATTCCCATGGTTCTCGAAGCGTCCTTCGCCAGAAAGAACCCCGACTGGCGCGACGACATTCTTTCAAAATTGTAG
- the atpG gene encoding ATP synthase F1 subunit gamma, whose translation MAGLKTIKRRIASVKSTQQVTRVMKMVAAAKLRRAQESMMNARPYSLTLRDAIRDLSARVERSSHPLLEIREVDHVGIVVVTGDRGLAGSFNVNIMKRAQQLMRENAQHKVHLITVGKKGTEFFTRRGADVTGRMSGFFNHLDFNHAVELGEIVTAEYQNSTMDRVYVVYNEFKSVIQQEVIVEQLLPIVPDSNAKVSGAEIIFEPNEMAILNAILPKFVNVQMWRILLESFAAEMAARMTAMENATQNAGELIDNLTLTYNKARQAAITGEILEIVAGAEGLK comes from the coding sequence GTGGCTGGACTAAAAACTATCAAGCGGCGCATCGCAAGCGTCAAATCCACGCAGCAAGTCACGCGCGTCATGAAAATGGTCGCCGCGGCCAAGCTCCGTCGTGCGCAGGAATCCATGATGAATGCGCGACCCTATTCGCTGACCTTGCGCGATGCCATTCGTGATCTTTCCGCGCGCGTCGAGCGCTCGTCGCATCCACTGCTCGAAATCCGCGAAGTCGATCACGTCGGCATCGTTGTTGTCACAGGCGACCGTGGCTTGGCGGGCAGTTTCAATGTCAATATCATGAAGCGCGCGCAGCAATTGATGCGCGAAAATGCGCAGCACAAAGTCCACCTCATTACTGTCGGCAAAAAAGGCACCGAATTCTTCACCCGGCGCGGCGCTGATGTCACTGGCCGCATGTCCGGTTTCTTCAACCATCTCGACTTCAATCACGCCGTTGAACTCGGCGAGATCGTCACCGCTGAATATCAGAACAGCACGATGGACCGTGTCTACGTCGTCTACAACGAGTTCAAGTCCGTCATTCAGCAAGAAGTCATTGTCGAGCAGTTGCTCCCCATCGTTCCCGACTCGAATGCTAAAGTCTCCGGCGCCGAAATTATCTTCGAGCCGAATGAAATGGCTATCTTGAACGCGATTCTGCCGAAATTTGTCAATGTACAAATGTGGCGCATTCTGCTCGAGTCTTTCGCCGCCGAAATGGCCGCGCGCATGACTGCCATGGAAAATGCCACTCAAAACGCCGGCGAACTCATCGACAATCTTACTCTGACCTACAACAAGGCTCGTCAAGCAGCTATCACCGGCGAAATCTTAGAAATCGTCGCCGGAGCCGAAGGCCTGAAGTAG
- the atpF gene encoding F0F1 ATP synthase subunit B, translated as MGLQNILNIEPGSIIWTIVTFLIVVWLVGKFGWKPIIKGLTDRENSIRTDLETAKAEREKAGALLADYKQAMANAKKEAADIIQKAQDSADKHRAEAEAEAKQQGQKLIEKARVDIERESDAAKAELSRHVAELTAKATSRLLGRVIDDKEHERLIMEALKEDR; from the coding sequence ATGGGCCTGCAAAACATCCTCAACATTGAACCCGGCTCCATCATCTGGACGATTGTCACATTCCTGATCGTCGTCTGGCTGGTCGGTAAGTTCGGCTGGAAGCCAATCATCAAAGGTCTCACGGATCGAGAAAACTCCATCCGCACTGACCTCGAGACCGCCAAGGCCGAGCGCGAAAAAGCCGGTGCGCTGCTTGCCGATTACAAGCAGGCTATGGCGAATGCCAAAAAAGAAGCCGCGGACATCATTCAAAAAGCGCAAGACTCCGCCGACAAACACCGTGCTGAAGCCGAGGCCGAAGCCAAACAGCAGGGTCAGAAGCTCATCGAAAAAGCCCGCGTCGATATCGAGCGCGAATCCGATGCCGCGAAAGCCGAACTCTCGCGTCACGTCGCTGAACTCACGGCCAAGGCCACTTCGCGTCTGCTGGGCCGCGTGATCGACGACAAAGAGCACGAGCGTCTCATCATGGAAGCCTTGAAGGAGGACCGTTGA
- a CDS encoding F0F1 ATP synthase subunit C produces the protein MELGNGLALLGAGLGAGLFALGAGIGIGSIGKGAMDGIARQPESAGKIQGAALVMAGLVEGAALFAFLICILIWTK, from the coding sequence ATGGAACTCGGAAACGGTCTTGCTCTGCTCGGCGCTGGTTTGGGTGCCGGTCTGTTCGCTCTTGGCGCTGGTATTGGTATCGGTTCAATCGGTAAAGGCGCGATGGATGGTATCGCCCGTCAACCTGAATCCGCCGGTAAGATCCAAGGTGCCGCCCTCGTTATGGCTGGTCTCGTCGAAGGTGCCGCACTCTTCGCATTCCTCATCTGTATCCTCATCTGGACCAAGTAA
- a CDS encoding F0F1 ATP synthase subunit alpha yields the protein MSTKLKPEEITSILKEQIADYKALSAVDEVGRVVYVGDGIARVYGLDKVMYGELVEFPGEIQGMALNLEEDNVGCVLFGSDATVKEGDIVKRTGKVVQVPVGPELVGRVVNPLGQPLDGKGPINAKLSNPVERIATGVVTRQPVKEPLQTGIKSIDAMIPIGRGQRELIIGDRQTGKTAIAIDTIINQKGTGVICIYVAIGQKGSTIAQVVKTLEDNGAMEHTIVVASTAVDSAPLQFLAPYAGAAMGEYFRDNGKHAVCIYDDLTKHAWAYRQMSLLLRRPPGREAYPGDVFYLHSRLLERAAKLNDSLGGGSLTALPIIETQAGDVSAYIPTNVISITDGQIFLESELFYSGIRPAINVGISVSRVGGNAQIKAMRQVAGKLRLDLAQYRALAAFAQFASDLDKATKAQLTRGAKLVEVLKQGQYSPWPVEDQVVILWTAGQGYLDDVEDNDIAKFQVEYMKYVHSVGAPVLEGIRTKKALDDDLTGKMKTLITDFKTTWAQ from the coding sequence ATGTCCACGAAACTCAAACCCGAAGAAATAACTTCCATACTCAAAGAGCAGATCGCTGACTACAAAGCGCTGTCTGCCGTTGATGAAGTCGGCCGCGTCGTTTACGTCGGTGACGGTATCGCCCGCGTCTATGGCCTCGACAAAGTTATGTATGGTGAACTCGTCGAATTCCCCGGCGAAATTCAAGGTATGGCCTTGAACCTCGAAGAGGACAACGTCGGTTGCGTGCTCTTCGGATCTGACGCGACGGTGAAAGAAGGCGATATCGTCAAGCGCACCGGAAAAGTCGTGCAGGTTCCCGTCGGCCCCGAACTCGTAGGCCGCGTCGTCAACCCGCTCGGTCAGCCGCTCGACGGCAAAGGCCCCATCAATGCCAAGCTCTCCAATCCGGTCGAACGTATTGCCACGGGCGTCGTCACACGTCAGCCCGTGAAAGAGCCGCTGCAAACAGGTATCAAGTCCATCGACGCGATGATTCCCATCGGTCGCGGACAGCGCGAGCTGATCATCGGCGACCGTCAGACCGGCAAGACCGCCATCGCGATTGATACGATTATCAATCAAAAAGGCACCGGCGTAATTTGTATCTATGTCGCTATCGGTCAAAAGGGCTCGACGATCGCTCAGGTCGTCAAGACTCTTGAAGACAACGGCGCGATGGAGCATACGATTGTCGTCGCATCGACCGCTGTGGACTCCGCACCGTTGCAGTTCTTGGCTCCCTATGCCGGAGCCGCGATGGGCGAATACTTCCGCGACAACGGCAAACACGCCGTGTGTATCTATGACGACTTGACCAAGCACGCGTGGGCCTATCGCCAAATGTCGCTGCTCTTGCGTCGTCCTCCGGGTCGTGAAGCATACCCCGGTGACGTGTTCTATTTGCACTCGCGTTTGCTCGAGCGCGCGGCCAAGCTCAACGATTCTTTGGGCGGCGGTTCGCTGACGGCTCTTCCGATTATTGAAACACAGGCCGGTGACGTGTCCGCGTACATTCCCACCAACGTGATCTCGATCACCGACGGTCAGATCTTCTTGGAATCGGAATTGTTCTATTCCGGTATTCGTCCCGCCATCAACGTCGGTATCTCCGTCTCTCGTGTCGGTGGTAATGCGCAGATCAAGGCGATGCGTCAGGTAGCAGGTAAGTTGCGTCTCGACCTCGCACAGTATCGCGCGCTCGCGGCCTTCGCGCAGTTCGCGTCCGACCTCGACAAGGCCACCAAGGCTCAGTTGACTCGCGGTGCCAAGCTCGTCGAAGTCCTGAAGCAAGGTCAATATTCCCCGTGGCCCGTCGAAGATCAAGTTGTGATTCTCTGGACTGCTGGTCAAGGCTATCTCGATGACGTCGAAGACAACGACATCGCGAAGTTCCAGGTTGAATACATGAAGTACGTTCACTCCGTCGGCGCACCTGTTCTCGAAGGCATTCGCACCAAGAAAGCCCTCGACGACGATCTCACCGGCAAGATGAAAACTCTGATCACCGACTTCAAAACCACCTGGGCGCAGTAA
- the atpH gene encoding ATP synthase F1 subunit delta, with amino-acid sequence MKGFEGALPLRYARSLFQASLKAKCSAEVEHDLQALVAIYEENRELPVLLASPSLSNAKRRAILMSIGDKVGFCEMTRRFIDLLLEKSRLEILPAIPEKFHKLFREFEGEVEVVVQTAVPLSDTMKQNVAQSIASRSGKKPVITYKVNPALIGGIVVQYPDRILDGSLARKVQDLGKRLSASV; translated from the coding sequence TTGAAAGGATTCGAAGGAGCGCTGCCGCTTCGCTACGCGCGTTCTCTCTTTCAAGCGTCCCTCAAAGCAAAATGCTCGGCGGAAGTCGAGCACGACTTGCAAGCGCTGGTGGCCATCTACGAAGAGAACCGCGAACTGCCTGTTCTGCTCGCCAGCCCCAGCCTGAGCAATGCAAAACGGCGCGCGATTCTGATGAGCATCGGTGACAAGGTCGGCTTCTGTGAGATGACCCGCCGCTTCATCGATCTCTTGCTCGAAAAATCCCGTCTCGAAATCTTGCCCGCGATTCCGGAAAAGTTCCACAAACTCTTCCGCGAATTCGAAGGTGAAGTCGAAGTCGTCGTGCAAACTGCGGTTCCGCTGTCCGACACGATGAAACAAAATGTCGCTCAAAGCATCGCTTCCCGCAGCGGCAAGAAACCCGTGATCACCTACAAGGTCAATCCCGCTCTTATCGGCGGTATAGTAGTTCAATACCCCGACAGAATCTTAGACGGCTCGCTCGCCCGCAAAGTCCAAGACTTAGGCAAGCGCCTGTCCGCTTCCGTTTAA
- a CDS encoding AtpZ/AtpI family protein: MKGFQPPRQDPLAIGLTIVVSTAVFGLIGWWIDKQIGTFPLLMTLGAVVGFATSLYRTILLLRNLDNDGKQE, encoded by the coding sequence TTGAAAGGCTTTCAGCCACCTCGTCAAGACCCCTTAGCCATCGGCCTGACCATCGTCGTATCCACTGCGGTCTTCGGTCTTATCGGGTGGTGGATTGACAAGCAGATTGGCACGTTTCCCCTGCTCATGACTCTGGGTGCCGTTGTAGGCTTTGCCACTTCGTTATACCGTACGATTCTCCTTCTTCGCAATCTGGACAACGACGGCAAACAAGAATGA